TGATCCCTCGGAATCTACGGGACGAAGGGTTCAGTTGTCGGCTCCCGGGAAGATGACGAAGATGCCGCTCGCAGCCGGTGTGTCGAAGGCAAGGGCCCCGTCCGGCGTCAGAAGCCACACGATCACGCGAAAGAAGTCCTGCGGTGAGTAACCCAGCCGCAGGGTCTCACGGGTCGATGCTCCGGGTTCGAGCCGCACCATGCGCTCGACGACGACCGTCGGCGTGACCGCCTCGCCACAGTGCCGCTGCGGCTTGTAGGTCGGCCTGAAGTCCTCCTCGGAATCCGGCGCGGGTATCGCGGTCGTACCGCAGGCATCCTTGAAGATCGGGTGGTCGGACACATTCCGCGTGGTGACGAGGATGGACTCGTTCGACCGGTACTCGGGTCGGTCCACGCACACCTCGACGCCGTGCCGAGTATCGCACAGACTGCCCCGGGGCCCGGTCACGCCCTCGCCGCACGACAGGGCGGGCACGATCGTCGCTGTCAGTACGGCCAGACCTCGAAGCTTCATGAATCTCCCGCCCTCCCGAAGACGCGAATCTAGTGTCGTGTCCCGGAGATTCGCGAGAATCTGGCGAGGGACCGGCCGAGGTGAAGTGTTGCCCGTCGGAGCGCCGCATCGGACTGTAGGCGTTGCCGGGGAAAACACGGGGGTCGCTTGGAGCTTCGCACAGGTCACGTGGAGTGGAACGGATGAAGGGAAGCAACAGGTGTTCCAGCTGGCTGGGCCGTCTGATGATGCTCGGCGCGGGACTCGGCGCCGGGCCTTTCGCGCTCGCCGCCCAGTCCGGGACGGCGGACGGAGAATGGCGCTACTGGGCCGGCGACGCCGGGTCCACGCGCTACGCGCCGCTCGATAAGATCGACGCCTCGAACGTCGAGGACCTGCAGATCGCGTGGCGTTGGCAGGCGCGCAACTTCGGTCCGACTCCGGAGGGCTACTATCGCGTGACCCCGCTGTACGCGAACGGGACCCTCTATGCCACGGCGGGATTCCGGCGGGCGGCGGTGGCGATCGATCCGGAGACGGGGGAGACGCTCTGGATGTACCGGCTCGACGAGGGTGAACGCGGCAGGAACGCGCCGCGCGGCAACTCCGGGCGCGGTGTCGGTTACTGGACGGATGGCGTCGAAGAAAGGGTGCTTCTCATCACCCCCGCCTATCACATGGTCTCGCTGGACGCGAAGACGGGCCTCCCCGACCCGGCCTTCGGCAACGACGGGATCGTGGACCTGAAGCTGGGACTCGGGCGCGACCTGGATCTGGTGAACGACCGCATCGGCTCCAGTTCTCCCCCGGTCGTCGTCGGAGATGTGATCGTCGTGGGAGCCGCACTCCCGCAGGGGGGACGCCCTCCGACCAAGGAAATGCCGCCGGGCCACGTGCGTGGGTTCGACGCGCGGACGGGCGAGCAGCTCTGGACCTTCCACACGATCCCGCAGCCCGGCGATCCCGGCCACGAGACGTGGGAGGACGGATCCTGGGACTACACCGGGAACGCCGCCGTCTGGACGCCGTTCACGGCGGATCTCGATCTGGGCTACGTCTATCTGCCGGTGGAGTCGGGGACGGGCGACTACTACGGGGGCCATCGCCCGGGCGACAACCTCTACTCGCAGAGCCTCGTGTGCGTGGACGCGGGCACGGGCGAAGTCGTGTGGTACTTTCAGACCGTGCATCACGGGATCTGGGACTTCGATCCGCCGGCGGCGCCCGTTCTGATGGACATCACGGTGGACGGCCGGGAGATCCAGGCTGTGGCCCAGGTGACGAAGCAGTCTTTCACCTACGTGTTCGACCGCGTGACGGGCGACCCGGTGTGGCCGATCGAGGAGCGCCCCGTGCCCGCCGGGGACGTGCCGGGGGAATGGTACGCGCCGACGCAGCCCTTTCCGACGCTTCCCGAGCCGTTCGACATGCAGGGCGCGACCGAGGATGACCTGATCGACCTCACGCCGGAACTGAAGGCGGAGGCGCTCGAGATCGCGAAGAACCTCACGCTCGGCGAGTTGTTTACGCCGCCGACCGTGCTCGTCGAGGGGGGGAACCAGGGGACCCTCATCACGCCCGGCAGCCTTGGCGGGGCGAACTGGCCGGGCGCGGCATACGACCCGGAGACGCAGCGGCTCTTCGTGGGGTCCGCGACGCGCGGCTCCGTGATCGGGCTCGTGAACGATCCCGAGTCGTCGAACATGCGCTACATCGCCGGACGGCCCCGCGGCGTCGGCGGCCCGCAGGGACTGCCGATCCTGAAGCCGCCGTGGGGAAGGATCACGGCGCTCGACATGAAGACGGGCCGGAAGGTGTGGCAGGTCGCGAACGACCACACGCCGTCGTTCGTGGAGGAGCACCCGGCGCTCGAAGGCGTCGACGTCCCGCGCACGGGTCGGCCCAGCAGGGCGGGCCTCCTCGCGACGAGCACGCTGCTCTTCGCGGGAACGGGCGGGGGGACGATGTCGCCGGACCTCACCGGTCTCCTGCGCGCGCACGACAAGGAGACGGGTGAGATCCTGGCCGAGATCGAACTGCCGTCGCACCAGACCGGCGTTCCGATGACGTACATGCACGACGGCCGTCAGTACATCGTCGCGGCGGTCGCGGGACGCGGCGTGCCCGGGGAACTCGTCGCCCTGCGGCTCCCCGGCTAGCCGGCCGCTCCGGCCGTCGGCCACCCACCACCCGCCGAACGCCACGGTGCCAGCGCCTTCCGCCGTCCGGGGAACGCCCTTTCATGAACGAACCGGCCCGCTCTGCCAGGCCGGCAACTGGCGGCGCTGGGCCGGGCATCTCTCGGCAAGTTCGTACGAGCCGACGCACGAGCCCGAGTACCACGCGATTCGGTCGGCAGCCGCGCTCATCGATGTCTCCCCGCTCCACAAGTACCGGCTCTCGGGGCCGGGGGCGGCCACGCTCGCCAATCGGGTGGTGACGCGGGACGTGGACCGGCAGGAGATCGGCCAGGTGTACTACACGCCCTGGTGCGACGCGGCCGGGAAGGTGCGGGACGACGGTACCCTGCACCGGCTCGGCGCGTCCGATTTCCGCCTTACGTCCGCCGAACCGACGCTGAAGTGGCTGCATGAGAACGCCCGCGGACTCGATGTGGAAATCCGGGAGGAAACGGAGCGGGTGGCCGCGCTCGCACTCCAGGGGCCCCGTTCGCGCGATCTGCTCCGGAGGCTCACTGACGGCGACGTGGCGGGACTCCGCTATTTCCGCGTGATGTCGGCGCGGATCGCCGGGATCGCCGCGGAAATCTCGCGCACGGGCTACACCGGCGACCTCGGCTACGAGATCTGGGTCGGCGCCGCGGACGCGATTCCGCTGTGGGACGCGCTCACGTCGGCGGGTGCGCCGTTCGGCCTCGCCCCGGCCGGCATGCTCGCCCTGGACATGGCGCGCCTCGAGGCCGGCCTGCTCCTCGTCGATGTCGATTTCATCCCGGCCCACCGCGCGATCATCGAAGACCGGAAATCGTCTCCGTACGAACTCGGCCTCGGCTGGACCGTGTCGCTCGGGGCGTCGAACTTCGTGGGCCGGGCAGCCCTCCGCGCCGAACGGGCCCGCCCGCCCGCGTGGCGCTTACGGGGGATCGTCCTCGACTGGGAATCGCTCGAAGCGGCGTACGCGACCGTCGGCCTCCCGCCGCAGCTCCCGGGCACGACCCTGCGCGACAGCGTGCCGCTGTATGCAGGGGGGCGACAGGTGGGCTACGCCACGAGCCGGGGCTGGTCGCCGACCCTCAAGACCTATCTGGGACTGGCCCACCTCGAAGCGGAGTCCGCGGGCGTCGGAACCGAACTCGAGATCGAGGTGACCGTCGAGCACCGGCGGCGCCGGGCCCGGGCTACGGTGGCGAAGACCCCGTTCTTCGATCCCGAGAGGAAACGGGCCACGCCGTGAGCGCGACGAACGCGTACGACGCGATCATCGTCGGGGGCGGCCACAACGGCCTCATCAACGCCGCCTACCTCGCCCGGGCGGGACTGCGCACGGTCGTGCTCGAGCGCCGGCACCTGGTGGGCGGCGCCGCGGTGACGGAGGAGATCTTCCCGGGCTTCAAGTATTCCGTCGCCTCCTACGTCGTGAGCCTGCTGAGGCCGGAGATCATCCGCGACCTGCGGCTCGCGCGGCACGGGCTGGAGATCCTCCCGCTGGAGAGCACGGTCACCCCGCTTCCGAACGGCGACTACCTCGGGCGCTGGGCCGACCACGACCAGACGCGGCGCGACCTCTATCGCCATTCTTCGAAGGACGCCGAGGCGTACGATGACTTCGCGACGCTCATGTACCGGCTCGCGTGGGCCGTGAAACCGCTCCTCGGCATCGTGCCGCCCGACCCGCTCTCTCCCGGACTGCGCGATCTGAAGACGCTGCTCATGCTGGGACGGCACGCGCGGGGCCTCGACGAGCAGCAGTTCCACGCGCTCTTCAAGCTGGGGACGATGAGCGCGGCCGACTATCTCGACGAGTGGTTCGAGTCGGATCCGCTCAAGGCGACGATGTCGGCGAGCGGAATCATCGGGACCTTCCTCGGCCCCCGGTCTCCGGGGACGGCGTACGTCCTTCTCCATCACTACATGGGGGAGATCGACGGCGTGTTCCGGGCGTGGGGGTTCGCGCGGGGCGGGAACGGGATGGTCAGCGAGTCCATCGCCTCCGCGGCGAAGTCCCACGGGGCGGAGATCCGTACCGGGGCCACGGTGGAGCGGGTGCTCACGGCGAATGGGCGGGCGACGGGCGTCGTGCTGGAGGATGGCGAGGAACTCACGGCGAAGACGGTCGTGTCCGGGGTCGATCCGAAGCGCACCTTCCTCGGTCTGCTCGACCCGGAAGAGCTGCCGGACGATCTCGTGACGGCGATCCGGCGCTTCCGGATCCGCGGCTCCTCCGGGAAGGTCAACCTGTCGCTCTCGGAGGCGCCGGAGTTCTCCTGCCTGCCGGGCGGGGGGCCGCACCTGCGGGGCGCCTTCTCCATCAGTCCGAGCATGGACCACCTGGAGCGCGCCTACGACGACGCGAAGTACGGAGGGTTCTCGCGCCGGCCCTACATGGACATCGTGATCCCGTCCATGATCGACCCCGGGATGGCGCCGCCGGGACGGCACGTGATGTCGATCTTCGTCCAGTACGCCGCCTTCGACATCGAGGGCGGCTGGGACGACGCGAAGCGGGAGGCGTTCGGGGACGCGGTCGTCGACACGCTCTCGGAGTACGTGCCGAACCTCAAGGACTCCATCCTCCACCGGCAGGTGCTCACCCCGCTGGACATGCAGGAGCAGTTGGGGCTCACGGAGGGCAACATCTTCCACGGCGAGCTGACGCCTCAGCAGCTCTTCTTCTTCCGCCCGTCGCCCGCCTGGGCCGACTACCGGACGCCCGTGCGGGGGTTCTACCAGTGCGGCTCGGGTACGCATCCGGGAGGCGGGGTTTGCGGCGCCTCGGGGCGGCTCGCCGCGCTCGAGATTCTGCGGGACCTGCGGCGGCGCCCGCGGGGCGGGTGGGCGGATCGGGGGAACCGGGCGTGAGCTCTCGGCCGTACGACGCCGTCGTCATCGGGGCCGGACACAACGGCCTGGTCGCGGCGGCCTACCTGGCGCGAGCGGGACTCCGCGTGGTCGTGGTCGAGCGGGGCGAGGCCGCGGGCGGGTGCGCCGCGACGGAGGAGCTGTGGCCCGGGTATCGCGTGGACACCGGTGCACACAGCCTGACCGGAATCGATCACGGCGTCATGGCGGACCTTGGCCTGGACCCGTCGAGACCGAGGGGCGCCGGGCTGGACATCATGTCTCCCGCTTCCTGCGTCGTGTCGCCGCAGCCGGAGTGGGGCGCGCTCATGCTGGAGTCGGATCCGGCCCGGACGGCGGATCTCATTCGGCCCTTCTCGGCTCGGGACGCCGCGCGCTGGCCGGACTTCGTGGATGCGATGTCGCGGGCCGGGCGGGCGCTCGGCGTTCTCTACCGCACCCTGCCGCCGCGACTCGCAGGCGCGAACCGTGGCGACCTGTGGGAACTCGTTCGCCTCGGCGCGAAGCTGAACCGCCTCGGACGGCGGGACGCGCTCGAACTGATGCGGCTCATCCCGATGACGGTGGAGGAATTGCTCTACGAGTGGTTCGAGAGCGAGGCGCTCAAGGGTGCGCTCGCGGCGGACGGCGTGCGGGGGATCTGTCAGGGGCCGCTGGCGTCGGGTACCGGCTACATGTTCCTCCATCACATGGTGGGCGCCGGCGGGGTCGTGCGGCGAAGACGTCAGGTGCGCGGCGGGATGGGCGCGCTCGGTGCCGCCCTCCAGCGCGTCGCCGTCGCGGCCGGTGCGGAGATCCGCCTCGGCCAGGAGGCGGCCTCGATCCGCGTCGAGGACGGGCGCGCGGCGGGGGTCGTCCTCGCCGGAGGCACCGAGATCGCGGCGCCCCGCGTCGTGTCGTCCGCCGACCCCGGCCGCACGCTGCTCGGCCTCGTCGACCCCGGCGAACTGGCGCCCGAGTTCGTCCGCGCGCTGGACAACATCAAGTACCGGGGCGTCGTCGCGAAGGTGCACCTCGCGCTGGGCGAGCCTCCGCGCCTGCGCTCCGGTTGTGACGCGGCCCATGCCGCCATGCTTGCCGGCGCCGCCATCACGGTCGCGCCGAGCATCCACTACATCGAGCGCGCGTACGACAACGCGAAGTACGGCCGGCCCTCGAAGCGGCCCGTCCTCGATGCCGTCCTCACGACCGCGCTCGATCCGTCGCTCGCGCCGGAAGGGCGCCACGTCCTGTCGGTGGCCGCGCAGTACGCGCCGTTCCGACTCGCCGATGGTTCATGGGATGACGCACGCCGCGAGGCGCTGGGAGACACGGTCGTCGAGACGCTGGCCGAGCACATCCCCAACCTCGAAGCGGCGATCCTGCACCGCCACGTGCTGACGCCGGCCGACCTCGCCGACCGTTTCGCGCTGCCCGAGGGGAACATCCACCACGGCGAAATGACGCTCGACCAGGTCTTCTTCGGCCGCCCCATCGCAGGCTGGGCCCGATACCGCACCCCGATCGACGGGCTCTACCTGTGCGGTGCCGGCACGCACCCCGGCGGCGGCCTCAACGCCCGCCCCGGCGCCCTCGCCGCCACCCGCATCCTCCGCGACGGCTAGCCCAACGCCCGAACCGGCTACGACCGCCGCGTTCCCGCGGGAACGTCCCGGCGACTGATCTCCGACGCGGAAGCCAACGTCCCCGCCACCTACAACTAGTCCAGATCGACGCCACGGCTGACGCGGAAGACGTGGCCGTCGGGGTGGCGGACGTGCATTTCGCGCACACCCCACGGCATGTTCGTGGGGGGCCATGTGACGTCGAGTCGCTGTTCGACGCACCGCCCATGCGCGGCGTCGACGTCGTCCACCCAGATCGACATCCAGACGCCCTTGTCGGCGCCGTCATCGCCCCCCGGGCCGAACGTCCTCTCTACCTCGCTGCGGCCCCGGCCACCCTGCGCGTTCTGACACAGGAAGATCTGGCAGTCGCCGGAGACGACGCCGCCGAAGTCCGGCGGATCGCCCCATTCCCAGCTCTTGTTCCAGCCCCAGCGCTCGAACCAGGCGAAACTCTCCTGCAGGTCCGAGACGTTCAGGATCGGCGTCAGCCCCTTCGCGAATCCGTCGGCCTTCACGGCTAGCCGAGGAGGTTGGCGACCGCGGCGCGTTCGGCGCGGAGTTCCGCGTCGGTGATTCCCATGCGCTCGCGGCTGAAGTCGCTCGGGTCGAGGCCGTCCACGACGGAGTAATCGCCGTCCGCGCACGTCACGGGCTGCGAGTACACGACGCCCTCGGCCACGCCGTAGCGACCGTCCGCGTGCACGGCCATGCTCGTCCAGTCGCCCTCCGGCGTACCGTGTACCCACGTCCGCACGTGGTCGATGGCGGCCGAGGCGGCCGAGGCCGCCGACGAGGCACCGCGCGCCTGGATGATCTCCGCTCCCCGCTTCTGGACCTTCGGGATGAAGGTGTCCCGGTACCAGGTCTCGTCCACCAGGTCCGTCGCCGGGGCGCCCGCCACCGTGCATTGGCTGATGTCGGGGTACTGTGTTGCCGAGTGGTTGCCCCAGATCGTCATGCGTCGGATCTCCGTCGCGTGCGCCCCCGTCTTCTCGGCTAACTGGCTGATCGCGCGGTTGTGGTCGAGGCGCGTCATGGCCGCGAACTGCCGGCGGTCGAGCTTCGGCGCGTTCGCCGCGGCGATGAGGCAGTTCGTGTTCGCCGGGTTCCCGACCACGAGGACGCGCACGTCGGGCGACGCGCGGTCGCTCAGCGCGCGACCCTGCGGGCCGAAGATCCTCCCGTTGTCGGCCAGCAGGTCGCCTCGCTCCATTCCCGGCCCGCGCGGCTTGGCGCCCACGAGCAGCGCGTAGTCGACGCCCTCGAATCCCTCGTTCACGTCCGCAGTCCCGAGCACCCCGTGCAGGAGCGGAAAGGCGCAGTCGTTGAGTTCCATCTCGACGCCGCGCAGGGCGTCGAGCGCGGGCGGGATCTCCAGCAGTTGAAGCGTGACGGGCCGGTCCGGCCCGAGCATGTCCCCGGCCGCGATCCTGAAGGCGAGGGCGTATCCGATATTTCCTGCGGCCCCCGTGATGGCGACCCGCGCTGGTGCAGTCATGTCGTCTCCGCGCTTTACGTGTGAACGTCGTGTGCGAACGTTGGTGAATGGGAGGCGCCAAACTCACAGGAGCGACCCCTCAAGTCCAGCGGGGATCCGGACGGGCGCGGCGGAAGCGGTGCGGCGGAAGCGGCATGGCGCGGTCTCGCGCCGGGGTTCACGGCGTGGCAAACTTCGGCCCTGCTTGAACCCGAGGGGAGACCCATCCGCGACAACGCTCACATGACCCGCCTGATGGCGGTGCTGCTCGCGCTCTGCGCCGTCCTGCTCGGCTTGCTCCTGGTGGCGGCCGCAACCGGGGCCGGCCGCGCCACGCCACTGCCCCACGCGGAGCATGCGCCGATGCTGGTGGGGATCGACGCGGGCGAACTCGGGGCACCGACATGGGCCGCGTACGTCGCGGGCATCGCCATGCTCGGGACCATGTGGGTCGCGATGCTGATCGGGTTCCGGGAGGGACACTGGATCCGGCGGGCGGTCAACGCGTGGATGGTGGGCTACGTCCTCCTTTTTGTCGTCCTCATGTGGTCCTTCGACGCCTACGCCGCCGGCGACACGACGATCGTCCTCGGCTTCGCGGCGCCGACGTCCCTGCTGGTGTACGGGCTCACGCTCGCGCCGTGGATCCCCCTGCTCGCCATCACCTGGGCGTTCGAGAACGCCTACTTCGGCCCCCGTGAGCAGGCCCGCTTCGACGAAATCGTCGACTCCGGCGGCGGCGAGGGATAGCGGTCGGTGGAGGCGAATCGCGCCCTGATCACGCTGCTCGCCGTGATCGCATATCTCGCGCTCTGCGTGGGCGTGGGCCTCTGGTCGCTCCGCCGCACGAAATCGGCGAGCGACTTCTTCGTGGCCGGCCGCAATCTGGGGATGTTCGTGACCGCGTTCGCGATCTTCTCGAGCACGATGAGCGGGTTCGGGTTCGTGGGAGGTCCCGGCCTCATGTACTCGATGGGGACGAGTTCGATCTGGATTCTCGGGACGATCGTCATCTCCAACATCATCGTCCTCAACCTGGTGGCGAAACGCCTCCGCCTCGTGTCGGAGCTTCGCGAATGTGTGTCGCTGCCGGACATCGCCGCGGCCCGGTACGGCTCGGAGTCGGTGCGGGCCTCCGTGGCCGTCGTGATCCTGCTCGGCGTGCTGGGCTACCTGGCGACGCAGATCCTCGCGATGTCGATCGTGCTGCAGGGCGTGCTCGCGGACGCAGGGGTGATCGAGACCCCGAGCCTCGCGCTCTGCGTCGCCATTTCGTGCTCCGTCCTGATCTTCTACTCGGTGACCGGCGGGATCGTGGCCTCCGTCTACACCGACGTGATCCAGGGCGCCATCATGGTCGTCGCTTCCGTCTTCGTCTTCGTCACCGTGCTCGGGACGTTCGACGGCGGGCTGACCGAGATCAGCCGGATCGTGGCGGCCGACGACCGCGCGGCGAGCGGGCCGTGGGGAACGATCGGGCTGATGGGAGGGCTCGCCTGGTTCTTCGTGTTCGGCATCGGCGTGGCAGGGCAGCCGCACATCATCACGAAGTTCATGATGCTGCGGCGCATGAAGGAACTGCGTTACGTGATACCGGTCGGCGTCATCGCGTACAGCTTCGCGGCGCTGCTCTGGATCGGGATCGGCTTCGCCATGCGGGCGCTGGTCATCACTGGCGGGCATCCCGCGCTCGCGACGCCGGACGCGGCTTCTCCGGAGTTCCTGCAGGTGTTCACGCACCCGCTGCTCGCCGGCGTCGTGTTCGCCGCGCTGCTCGCCGCGATCATGTCCACCGCGGACGCGTTCCTGAACATCGGGACCGCCGCCATCATGCACGACCTGCCAAACGCGATCCGTGGCCGGTCGCTCGGCAACGAACTCGCGTGGGCGCGAATCATCACGGTCCTGCTGGCGATCTCGGCCGCGCTGGTGGCGCTGTATTCCGGCGATCTCGTGGCGCTGCTCGGCGTGTTCGGCTGGGGCACGTTCGCGGCGGGTCTCGTCCCCGTCATCGCGATCGGACTCAACTGGAAGCGGGCCAACGTCCTCGCGGCCAACGTCGCCGTCGCCAGCAGCCTGCTCGTCAACTTCGGGCTCCGGTCCGGGTTCGGCTTCGGCACCGTGCGCCTCCCCTACGGCGTCGACCACGGCGCCGCGGCGCTCCTCGTCTCCCTCGTCCTCTTCCTCTCCATCTCCTTCCTCACGAAACCCGACCCCATCGACCGCGACATCCAACGCGTGATGGAACTCTGACCCCGAGACCTGATCCGCGAGGAGGGCCGGAGCGCGTTGAATCGGCGGTTTGCACATGGCGCGAGACGAGAACATAATCTAGACATATCGTTGGACATATCGTTGGACAAAAATCGACACATAATCTCCACGCGACATGGGCAGGAAGGCAGGATGACAGACGAGCGTCCGTACGAACGGAGTCACGCGTGGATCAGTTTTCGCGCGCGTCTGGAGCGGGCCACGCCGCAGTTGTGGTCCCTGCTCGGACAGGTGGCGGCTCGCTGCGAGCAGGTCGCCCGGGCGGTTCTGCCCCCCGCCGCAGCAGCGGAGATGCACAAGCTCTACCTCATCAAGGGGGCCCGCGCGACGACGGCCATCGAAGGGAACACGCTTACCGAAGAACAGGTTCGGGACAGACTCGACGGACAACTCGAACTTCCAATCTCGCAGGAGTACCTGGGCCGGGAAGTCGACAACGTCCTTCGCGCCTGCGAAGACATTTTTCGGCGGATTACCGCCGGCGAACCGCCACGCCTCACTCCGGACTGGATCCGGGAAGCGAACCGCCTCGTCCTCGCGGGGTTGGAAGAGCACCTTGAAGAAGGAGTCGTTCCGGGAGAGGTGCCCACGTTCTCCGTTGGCGTGGGAAGATATTCGGGTGCGCCGCGGGAAGACTGCCTGTTTCTCCTCGAACGGCTGTGTGAATGGCTGGAGGAAGACGTAGTCTGGCCGGACATCGAGGAGCACCTGGACAGTGCGATCGCAGTGGCGGTTCTGCGGGCGGTCCTCGCACACCTGTACATCGCCTGGATTCATCCCTTCGGCGATGGGAACGGTCGTGCGGCGCGGCTCACCGAGTTCCTCATCCTGGCTCGCGCCGGGGTTCCCTCCCCCGCCACGCATCTCCTCAGCAACCACTACAATCTCACGCGCGCGGAATACTACCGGCAGCTCGACCGTTCGAGCCGCGCCAATGCGGGCCGCGGGGACGCACTCGGGTTCGTCGTCTATTCGCTTCAGGGGTTTCTGGACGGGCTCGAGGAACAGTGTCGTTACGTGGAAGGGGTCCAGTCATGGCTGGCATGGGAACACTACGTGTATTGGACGTTCGGACAGCGGCGTCGCTCGCCGGCCATGAACCGTCGTCGGGAGGTCGTCCTCGTCCTGGGGCGGCACGCGGAGCCGGCGAGGAAGCGCGACATTCCCGACCTGGCTCCCGCCCTGGCGCGTCTCTATTCCACGAAGACGACGAAGACCCTCACACGGGACCTGAACTGGCTCCTGGCCAATGATCTGCTCGAGAAGGACGGGGGCGAATACCGCGCG
This portion of the Candidatus Palauibacter polyketidifaciens genome encodes:
- a CDS encoding Fic family protein, producing MTDERPYERSHAWISFRARLERATPQLWSLLGQVAARCEQVARAVLPPAAAAEMHKLYLIKGARATTAIEGNTLTEEQVRDRLDGQLELPISQEYLGREVDNVLRACEDIFRRITAGEPPRLTPDWIREANRLVLAGLEEHLEEGVVPGEVPTFSVGVGRYSGAPREDCLFLLERLCEWLEEDVVWPDIEEHLDSAIAVAVLRAVLAHLYIAWIHPFGDGNGRAARLTEFLILARAGVPSPATHLLSNHYNLTRAEYYRQLDRSSRANAGRGDALGFVVYSLQGFLDGLEEQCRYVEGVQSWLAWEHYVYWTFGQRRRSPAMNRRREVVLVLGRHAEPARKRDIPDLAPALARLYSTKTTKTLTRDLNWLLANDLLEKDGGEYRAPVRMMQQFLPVRA
- a CDS encoding bleomycin resistance family protein, producing the protein MKADGFAKGLTPILNVSDLQESFAWFERWGWNKSWEWGDPPDFGGVVSGDCQIFLCQNAQGGRGRSEVERTFGPGGDDGADKGVWMSIWVDDVDAAHGRCVEQRLDVTWPPTNMPWGVREMHVRHPDGHVFRVSRGVDLD
- a CDS encoding malate dehydrogenase; the encoded protein is MTAPARVAITGAAGNIGYALAFRIAAGDMLGPDRPVTLQLLEIPPALDALRGVEMELNDCAFPLLHGVLGTADVNEGFEGVDYALLVGAKPRGPGMERGDLLADNGRIFGPQGRALSDRASPDVRVLVVGNPANTNCLIAAANAPKLDRRQFAAMTRLDHNRAISQLAEKTGAHATEIRRMTIWGNHSATQYPDISQCTVAGAPATDLVDETWYRDTFIPKVQKRGAEIIQARGASSAASAASAAIDHVRTWVHGTPEGDWTSMAVHADGRYGVAEGVVYSQPVTCADGDYSVVDGLDPSDFSRERMGITDAELRAERAAVANLLG
- a CDS encoding NAD(P)/FAD-dependent oxidoreductase; amino-acid sequence: MSATNAYDAIIVGGGHNGLINAAYLARAGLRTVVLERRHLVGGAAVTEEIFPGFKYSVASYVVSLLRPEIIRDLRLARHGLEILPLESTVTPLPNGDYLGRWADHDQTRRDLYRHSSKDAEAYDDFATLMYRLAWAVKPLLGIVPPDPLSPGLRDLKTLLMLGRHARGLDEQQFHALFKLGTMSAADYLDEWFESDPLKATMSASGIIGTFLGPRSPGTAYVLLHHYMGEIDGVFRAWGFARGGNGMVSESIASAAKSHGAEIRTGATVERVLTANGRATGVVLEDGEELTAKTVVSGVDPKRTFLGLLDPEELPDDLVTAIRRFRIRGSSGKVNLSLSEAPEFSCLPGGGPHLRGAFSISPSMDHLERAYDDAKYGGFSRRPYMDIVIPSMIDPGMAPPGRHVMSIFVQYAAFDIEGGWDDAKREAFGDAVVDTLSEYVPNLKDSILHRQVLTPLDMQEQLGLTEGNIFHGELTPQQLFFFRPSPAWADYRTPVRGFYQCGSGTHPGGGVCGASGRLAALEILRDLRRRPRGGWADRGNRA
- a CDS encoding NAD(P)/FAD-dependent oxidoreductase gives rise to the protein MSSRPYDAVVIGAGHNGLVAAAYLARAGLRVVVVERGEAAGGCAATEELWPGYRVDTGAHSLTGIDHGVMADLGLDPSRPRGAGLDIMSPASCVVSPQPEWGALMLESDPARTADLIRPFSARDAARWPDFVDAMSRAGRALGVLYRTLPPRLAGANRGDLWELVRLGAKLNRLGRRDALELMRLIPMTVEELLYEWFESEALKGALAADGVRGICQGPLASGTGYMFLHHMVGAGGVVRRRRQVRGGMGALGAALQRVAVAAGAEIRLGQEAASIRVEDGRAAGVVLAGGTEIAAPRVVSSADPGRTLLGLVDPGELAPEFVRALDNIKYRGVVAKVHLALGEPPRLRSGCDAAHAAMLAGAAITVAPSIHYIERAYDNAKYGRPSKRPVLDAVLTTALDPSLAPEGRHVLSVAAQYAPFRLADGSWDDARREALGDTVVETLAEHIPNLEAAILHRHVLTPADLADRFALPEGNIHHGEMTLDQVFFGRPIAGWARYRTPIDGLYLCGAGTHPGGGLNARPGALAATRILRDG
- a CDS encoding aminomethyltransferase family protein, which produces MPAPSAVRGTPFHERTGPLCQAGNWRRWAGHLSASSYEPTHEPEYHAIRSAAALIDVSPLHKYRLSGPGAATLANRVVTRDVDRQEIGQVYYTPWCDAAGKVRDDGTLHRLGASDFRLTSAEPTLKWLHENARGLDVEIREETERVAALALQGPRSRDLLRRLTDGDVAGLRYFRVMSARIAGIAAEISRTGYTGDLGYEIWVGAADAIPLWDALTSAGAPFGLAPAGMLALDMARLEAGLLLVDVDFIPAHRAIIEDRKSSPYELGLGWTVSLGASNFVGRAALRAERARPPAWRLRGIVLDWESLEAAYATVGLPPQLPGTTLRDSVPLYAGGRQVGYATSRGWSPTLKTYLGLAHLEAESAGVGTELEIEVTVEHRRRRARATVAKTPFFDPERKRATP
- a CDS encoding PQQ-binding-like beta-propeller repeat protein, translating into MKGSNRCSSWLGRLMMLGAGLGAGPFALAAQSGTADGEWRYWAGDAGSTRYAPLDKIDASNVEDLQIAWRWQARNFGPTPEGYYRVTPLYANGTLYATAGFRRAAVAIDPETGETLWMYRLDEGERGRNAPRGNSGRGVGYWTDGVEERVLLITPAYHMVSLDAKTGLPDPAFGNDGIVDLKLGLGRDLDLVNDRIGSSSPPVVVGDVIVVGAALPQGGRPPTKEMPPGHVRGFDARTGEQLWTFHTIPQPGDPGHETWEDGSWDYTGNAAVWTPFTADLDLGYVYLPVESGTGDYYGGHRPGDNLYSQSLVCVDAGTGEVVWYFQTVHHGIWDFDPPAAPVLMDITVDGREIQAVAQVTKQSFTYVFDRVTGDPVWPIEERPVPAGDVPGEWYAPTQPFPTLPEPFDMQGATEDDLIDLTPELKAEALEIAKNLTLGELFTPPTVLVEGGNQGTLITPGSLGGANWPGAAYDPETQRLFVGSATRGSVIGLVNDPESSNMRYIAGRPRGVGGPQGLPILKPPWGRITALDMKTGRKVWQVANDHTPSFVEEHPALEGVDVPRTGRPSRAGLLATSTLLFAGTGGGTMSPDLTGLLRAHDKETGEILAEIELPSHQTGVPMTYMHDGRQYIVAAVAGRGVPGELVALRLPG